The DNA segment AACCTGGTTTGAAAATCGTTGTGCCTTCTTCTCCATATGATGCAAAAGGACTTTTAAAAGCAGCGATTCGCGATAACGACCCAGTACTTTTCTTTGAACATAAACGTGCTTATCGTTTACTAAAAGGCGAAGTGCCAGAAACGGATTATATCGTTCCTATTGGCGAGGCAAATGTTGTTCGTGAAGGCGACGATATTACAGTAATTACTTACGGACTTGCTGTTCAATTTGCCCAACAAGCAGCAGAACGCTTAGCTGCTGAGGGTGTAGAAGCTCATATTCTTGATTTACGGACGATTTACCCATTAGATCAAGAAGCAATTATCGAAGCAACGAAAAAAACAGGTAAGGTACTTCTTGTAACAGAAGACAATAAACAAGGTAGCATCATTAGTGAAGTAGCGGCAATTATTTCAGAGCACTGTTTATTCGATTTAGATGCACCAATTGCAAGACTTGCAGGTCCTGATACCCCAGCGATGCCTTTTGCGCCAACGATGGAAAAACATTTCATGATTAATCCTGATAAAGTGGCGGATGCAATGAAAGAATTAGCGGAATTTTAGACCCGTTTTAAATTAAAGGAGTGAAGACCCGTGGCAGTTGAAAAAATCACCATGCCCAAATTAGGGGAAAGTGTAACAGAAGGAACCATTAGTTCGTGGTTAGTTAAACCAGGCGATACAGTAGAAAAATATGATGCAATTGCAGAAGTGCTAACCGACAAAGTAACAGCTGAAATTCCGTCTTCTTTTAGCGGAACAATTAAAGAAATTTTAGCAGAAGAAGATGAAACATTAGAAGTAGGCGAAGTTATCTGCACCATCGAAACAGCAGAGTCTGGCGGTTCAGAACCAGCCGATGAAGAAAAACAACCAGAAACAAAAAACGATGAAAAAAAAGAAACTAAACAAGTGAAATTAGCAGAAGCACCGGCTAGTGGAAGATTTTCCCCAGCTGTACTACGAATTGCTGGCGAAAACAATATAGACTTATCCACTGTAGAAGGCACTGGTAAAGGTGGCCGAATTACTAGAAAAGATTTACTTCAAGTAATAGAAAATGGGCCAGTAACTACTAAATCAGAACCAAAGAATGTGACACAAGAAAAAACTGCAACTCCTGCGCCTATTCGTTCTGCAGCTGGTGACAAAGAAATTCCAATAAATGGCGTAAGAAA comes from the Listeria welshimeri serovar 6b str. SLCC5334 genome and includes:
- a CDS encoding alpha-ketoacid dehydrogenase subunit beta, producing the protein MPVISYIDAITMALKEEMERDDKVFILGEDVGKKGGVFKATAGLYDEFGEDRVLDTPLAESAIAGVGIGAAMYGYRPVAEMQFADFIMPAVNQIISEASRIRYRSNNDWSCPLVIRAPFGGGVHGALYHSQSVEKVFFGQPGLKIVVPSSPYDAKGLLKAAIRDNDPVLFFEHKRAYRLLKGEVPETDYIVPIGEANVVREGDDITVITYGLAVQFAQQAAERLAAEGVEAHILDLRTIYPLDQEAIIEATKKTGKVLLVTEDNKQGSIISEVAAIISEHCLFDLDAPIARLAGPDTPAMPFAPTMEKHFMINPDKVADAMKELAEF